From Thermogladius calderae 1633, a single genomic window includes:
- a CDS encoding ZPR1 zinc finger domain-containing protein: MNEVEQQPRPLKVLEYKARCPLCGKEGVVEEFLYKIPFFGEVLLSTFKCPHCGYKHSDVMSLEESEPVQILYRVEKPGDERALFIKSSAATIKIPEVDIEVSPGLFSQGEITTVEGVIMRVIDVLKYACENSSPACSSKIEYLEGVLRGLKPVTIVVSDPTGVSRILSEKAIVKKLSE, from the coding sequence ATGAACGAGGTTGAGCAGCAACCGAGGCCTCTCAAGGTCCTCGAGTACAAGGCGCGCTGCCCGCTCTGCGGAAAGGAGGGTGTCGTAGAGGAGTTCTTATACAAGATACCCTTCTTCGGCGAAGTGCTGTTGTCGACCTTTAAATGCCCCCACTGCGGGTACAAGCACAGCGATGTAATGAGCCTCGAGGAGAGCGAGCCTGTTCAAATCTTGTACAGGGTAGAGAAGCCTGGTGACGAGCGGGCTCTTTTCATCAAGTCCTCTGCGGCGACGATCAAGATCCCCGAGGTCGACATCGAGGTCTCACCGGGTCTCTTCTCCCAAGGCGAGATAACAACGGTTGAAGGGGTCATCATGAGGGTAATAGACGTGCTGAAATACGCGTGCGAGAACTCGTCTCCCGCGTGTTCCTCGAAGATCGAATACCTTGAAGGAGTTCTTAGAGGCCTCAAGCCGGTCACGATAGTAGTGTCAGACCCGACAGGTGTCTCAAGGATCTTAAGCGAGAAGGCGATAGTGAAAAAGCTGAGTGAGTGA
- a CDS encoding asparagine synthetase A yields the protein MAEECHLTRLPNPSWSKFKRTRLLNQQGPGEFLAWIAGKKGRTLVLRDPSGARELRPSGPMGEQLLALPLETLVWVRGRVEGENIVVEDLAVVNRPLVERTVDYLTSPPDPRRYAELYYWYVRGDGFRRVALTRSLVLKYSREFLDANGFIELEPPVVGVVSDPGLRGARKLVTEAYGFRLELMSSLIMYKQLMASVFEKIYYVARNVREEPPENQSSGRHLFEFTQLDVEWGLSSLEDVKGLAERLLHYVHKRVLEEAPDVLHERLLDRSLFNPPFPVITYEEALKKADELGFKEEWGRELSFQAETAISSTINKPFWLMFFPKQSRGFYYYPLEDNEALNMDFNLILPWGFGEVLDGGCREYRYNRLLERIKSLNEDVGKYGWFLELALNGGIAPSCGWGLGVERLVRFMLGLKHVAYATLHPRLPGVLPP from the coding sequence GTGGCCGAGGAATGTCATTTAACAAGGCTACCTAACCCGTCCTGGTCTAAGTTCAAGAGGACCAGGCTCCTGAACCAGCAGGGGCCGGGAGAATTCCTCGCCTGGATCGCCGGGAAAAAGGGGCGCACTCTCGTTCTCCGAGACCCCTCGGGGGCGCGAGAGCTGAGGCCTTCGGGGCCCATGGGAGAACAGCTGCTCGCGCTACCGCTCGAGACCCTCGTCTGGGTCAGGGGCAGGGTGGAAGGCGAGAACATAGTAGTCGAGGACCTTGCGGTCGTTAACAGGCCGCTGGTCGAGAGGACGGTCGACTACCTTACCTCGCCGCCGGACCCGAGGAGGTACGCCGAGCTCTACTACTGGTACGTCAGGGGCGACGGCTTCAGACGGGTCGCGCTAACCAGGAGCCTGGTACTGAAGTACTCGAGGGAGTTCCTGGACGCCAACGGGTTCATCGAGCTGGAGCCCCCCGTCGTGGGTGTGGTGAGCGACCCTGGTCTTAGGGGCGCTAGGAAGCTGGTCACAGAGGCCTACGGCTTCAGGCTGGAGCTGATGAGCAGCTTGATAATGTACAAGCAGTTGATGGCCAGCGTGTTCGAGAAGATCTACTACGTCGCTAGGAACGTGAGAGAGGAGCCCCCCGAGAACCAGTCCAGTGGAAGACACCTGTTCGAGTTCACTCAGTTGGACGTCGAGTGGGGGTTGTCGAGCCTCGAGGACGTCAAGGGGCTGGCAGAGCGGCTCCTACACTACGTCCACAAGAGGGTGTTGGAGGAGGCACCCGACGTACTCCACGAGAGGTTGCTTGACAGGAGCCTCTTCAACCCTCCGTTCCCGGTCATAACGTACGAGGAGGCCCTTAAGAAGGCCGACGAACTCGGTTTCAAAGAGGAGTGGGGGCGTGAGCTGAGCTTCCAAGCGGAGACAGCAATCTCCAGCACGATCAACAAGCCTTTCTGGCTCATGTTCTTCCCAAAGCAGAGTAGGGGCTTCTACTACTACCCTCTGGAGGACAACGAAGCTCTCAACATGGACTTCAACCTAATACTCCCCTGGGGTTTCGGCGAGGTCTTAGACGGCGGCTGTAGGGAGTACAGGTACAACAGGCTGTTGGAGAGGATAAAGAGCTTGAACGAGGACGTCGGGAAGTACGGGTGGTTCCTAGAGCTAGCGTTAAACGGCGGTATCGCGCCGTCCTGTGGTTGGGGGTTGGGGGTTGAGAGGCTTGTCAGGTTCATGCTAGGGCTGAAGCACGTAGCCTACGCCACACTACACCCTAGGCTGCCCGGCGTCCTACCCCCTTGA
- a CDS encoding ABC transporter ATP-binding protein → MTDIVFEKATIGYLRTKPLIVDVDLVLKPGLHILLGPNGSGKSALLKTVAGLISPLYGRVLVDGIEPYKERRRKVAAVVGITWQDPYYGFVEPTVRDEVNLILRQLRAQGNMEVADRLVPQQLWDRDPFSLSGGEAKRVSLASVLVADQPVWLLDEPFDNLDLDGVRRVSEIVREGKQRGKNIVVALHNPFYLEVVESDSVLIIDKDRRSLEVFKGGEVDDSVLERYGVLSRRMICR, encoded by the coding sequence ATGACGGACATAGTATTCGAGAAGGCGACGATCGGGTACTTGAGGACTAAACCCCTAATCGTCGACGTCGACCTCGTTCTTAAGCCTGGTCTACACATCTTGCTCGGCCCGAACGGGTCGGGCAAGAGCGCGCTCCTGAAGACGGTCGCGGGTCTTATCAGCCCCCTCTACGGGAGGGTGCTGGTCGACGGTATTGAGCCCTACAAGGAGAGGAGGCGCAAGGTTGCGGCCGTTGTCGGGATAACGTGGCAGGACCCGTACTATGGGTTCGTCGAACCGACTGTTAGGGACGAGGTAAACCTCATACTGCGGCAGTTGAGAGCGCAGGGGAACATGGAAGTCGCGGACAGGCTCGTACCCCAGCAGCTGTGGGACAGGGACCCGTTCTCTCTAAGTGGGGGTGAAGCCAAGAGAGTGAGCCTGGCGAGTGTGCTCGTTGCAGACCAACCAGTCTGGCTACTGGACGAGCCCTTCGACAACCTCGACTTAGACGGTGTCCGGCGCGTATCCGAGATCGTGAGGGAGGGCAAGCAGAGGGGGAAGAACATTGTCGTGGCACTCCACAACCCGTTCTACTTGGAGGTCGTCGAGAGCGACAGCGTCCTCATCATAGACAAGGACAGGAGGTCGCTGGAAGTGTTCAAGGGCGGTGAAGTCGACGACTCGGTGTTGGAGAGGTACGGCGTTCTCTCGAGGAGGATGATATGTCGGTAG
- a CDS encoding aminotransferase class V-fold PLP-dependent enzyme: protein MFDPLEVRKDFPILERVVKGRKLVYFDNAASTQKPVQVINRIVEFYSKHYANVHRGLHTLSQEASEMYEKAHGTLAKFINAYSWEEVVFVNNTTDAMNLLAYSWGLENLREGDEVVTTVMDHHSTMLPWRKIAAMRGARVKYIDVTPEGYLDYGSLDEAITRRTKVVVFTMASNVLGTINNVKEIVKRAREVGAIVIGDGAQYVPHVPTNVRELGLDFMAFSGHKMLGPTGSGVLWGRRDLLEKLGTFKVGGDTIKDVTLDDIVWLDIPWRFEAGTPNIEANIGLAAAAEYLLRLGMENVREHEKRLVEYLLKRLEEEFPDEVVVYGPRRPGDKTGVVAFNVKGLHHHTVGMALDFFGIAVRTGLHCAHPLHYRLKMTYLDPPPDKIPDSADERLRNFGSVRASFYIYNTHEEIDYFIDVLRRVIELKEALKSKPVEAVCTGG, encoded by the coding sequence ATGTTTGACCCACTCGAGGTCAGGAAGGACTTTCCCATCCTCGAGCGAGTCGTTAAGGGCAGGAAGCTCGTGTACTTTGACAACGCTGCCTCGACGCAGAAGCCCGTCCAGGTGATCAACAGAATAGTCGAGTTTTACAGCAAACACTACGCCAACGTCCACAGGGGGCTCCACACACTAAGCCAGGAGGCTAGCGAGATGTACGAGAAGGCTCACGGGACACTCGCGAAGTTCATCAACGCGTACTCCTGGGAAGAGGTGGTCTTTGTCAACAACACAACCGATGCCATGAACCTACTGGCCTACTCGTGGGGCCTCGAGAACCTGAGAGAGGGCGACGAGGTGGTGACTACCGTGATGGACCACCACAGCACTATGTTGCCTTGGAGGAAGATAGCCGCTATGAGAGGGGCCAGGGTCAAGTACATAGATGTGACGCCCGAGGGGTATTTGGACTACGGGTCTCTCGACGAGGCGATCACGAGGAGAACAAAAGTAGTGGTATTCACGATGGCCAGTAACGTCCTCGGGACTATCAACAACGTCAAGGAGATCGTAAAGAGGGCTAGAGAGGTGGGCGCGATCGTGATAGGCGACGGCGCCCAGTACGTCCCCCACGTACCCACCAACGTGAGGGAGCTGGGTCTAGACTTCATGGCCTTCAGCGGTCACAAGATGCTGGGGCCGACGGGGAGCGGCGTCCTGTGGGGTAGGAGAGACCTCCTCGAGAAACTGGGTACGTTCAAGGTCGGCGGCGACACGATCAAGGACGTAACGCTAGACGACATCGTGTGGCTAGACATTCCGTGGAGGTTCGAGGCCGGTACCCCGAACATAGAGGCCAATATAGGCCTCGCGGCTGCGGCGGAGTACCTGCTTAGGCTCGGTATGGAGAACGTGAGAGAGCACGAGAAGAGGCTTGTCGAGTACCTGCTGAAGAGGCTGGAGGAGGAGTTCCCCGACGAGGTCGTAGTCTACGGGCCGCGGAGACCAGGCGACAAGACGGGTGTCGTAGCGTTCAACGTAAAGGGGCTGCACCACCACACCGTGGGCATGGCGCTCGACTTCTTCGGGATTGCCGTGAGGACAGGCCTACACTGCGCACACCCATTGCACTACAGGCTCAAGATGACCTACCTAGACCCTCCCCCAGACAAGATTCCCGACAGCGCCGACGAGAGATTAAGGAACTTCGGCTCCGTGAGGGCTAGCTTCTACATTTACAACACGCACGAGGAGATAGACTACTTCATAGACGTCCTGAGGAGAGTCATAGAGTTGAAAGAAGCACTGAAGTCAAAGCCTGTAGAGGCCGTCTGTACTGGAGGATGA
- a CDS encoding SPL family radical SAM protein yields the protein MDIGKSAPYGDTRKLSVLRPFDPWKSPLCTCPLKYSLHPYTGCSHFCLYCYASSYIGRRPSTPKRGFLERLRKDLNYVNPRLVIELSSSSDPYPPLEEWLRLTRRTLQVLSERKLKVLITTKGDIVVRDIDILRETPSAVMITITTIDNSLASKLEPGAPSPSRRLRAVEKLSEAGIPVGVRIDPILPGLNDDPASIKELVDAVANAGAKHVVTSTYKLKPDSYRRIVEAFPELEKLYKRLYFEEGELIQGYRYLGKPLRARMLAPVIEFSVARGLTAAVCREGLGVGFLRAPSCDGSHLVASRVPYERG from the coding sequence TTGGATATAGGTAAATCAGCACCTTACGGTGACACCAGGAAGCTGAGTGTACTGAGGCCGTTTGACCCCTGGAAGTCCCCTCTGTGTACGTGCCCGTTGAAGTACAGCCTACACCCCTACACGGGGTGCAGCCACTTTTGTCTCTACTGCTACGCGTCCTCCTACATCGGGAGGAGGCCCAGCACTCCAAAGAGGGGTTTCCTCGAGAGGCTTAGAAAGGACTTGAATTACGTGAACCCCAGGCTGGTAATCGAGCTCAGCAGTAGTAGCGACCCGTACCCCCCTCTCGAGGAGTGGCTGAGGTTGACGAGGAGGACACTACAGGTCTTGTCAGAGAGGAAGTTAAAGGTGCTCATCACTACGAAGGGAGACATCGTAGTGAGGGACATCGACATCCTAAGGGAGACGCCTAGCGCGGTAATGATAACCATAACTACCATAGACAACTCGCTAGCGTCTAAGCTAGAGCCCGGCGCTCCCAGCCCATCGAGGAGGTTGAGAGCCGTCGAGAAGCTGAGTGAGGCGGGCATACCTGTCGGAGTCAGGATCGACCCTATACTCCCCGGTCTCAACGACGACCCGGCCTCGATCAAGGAGCTGGTCGATGCCGTGGCCAACGCCGGCGCTAAACACGTGGTTACGTCGACCTACAAGCTCAAACCAGACAGCTACAGGAGGATCGTAGAGGCCTTTCCAGAGCTAGAGAAGCTGTACAAGAGGCTCTACTTCGAAGAGGGAGAGCTGATACAAGGCTACAGGTACCTCGGCAAACCCCTCAGAGCAAGGATGCTCGCCCCTGTCATAGAGTTCTCTGTGGCGAGGGGCCTGACAGCGGCCGTCTGCAGAGAGGGGCTGGGGGTAGGCTTTTTAAGGGCCCCTAGCTGTGATGGATCCCATCTCGTAGCGTCCAGGGTCCCCTATGAACGAGGTTGA
- a CDS encoding QueT transporter family protein produces the protein MEREYLVKSVKVAKAMAIAGVYTALTVVLGYWSFGPLQFRVADAMLVLPYLTSMGFESVAGLTIGGFLGNIPSPFGLWDWLFGPATNLGASLVFYTVKRVAGRGAVPFILGGLLSAAWIAFAVGYLELVAIFGLPTWTFLSVLASELVILEVFGGLLVKFAQRIGL, from the coding sequence GTGGAGAGGGAGTACTTAGTGAAAAGCGTGAAGGTCGCAAAGGCCATGGCAATAGCAGGCGTCTACACAGCCTTAACGGTGGTACTCGGCTACTGGTCGTTCGGACCTCTACAGTTCAGGGTGGCCGACGCTATGCTCGTACTGCCGTATCTAACATCAATGGGGTTCGAGTCCGTGGCGGGCCTGACAATAGGCGGCTTCTTAGGCAATATACCAAGCCCCTTCGGGTTGTGGGACTGGCTATTCGGCCCCGCCACCAACCTAGGGGCATCCCTGGTATTCTACACCGTAAAGAGAGTCGCGGGCAGAGGAGCCGTACCCTTCATCCTCGGGGGTCTACTTAGCGCTGCGTGGATAGCGTTCGCGGTCGGCTACCTCGAGCTAGTGGCGATTTTCGGCCTGCCCACATGGACATTCCTGTCAGTGCTGGCAAGCGAGCTCGTAATTCTCGAGGTATTCGGAGGACTACTTGTGAAGTTTGCGCAAAGGATTGGGCTATGA
- a CDS encoding glycosyltransferase — protein sequence MAIVASGGGHTSFAVALVERLLDLEPGLKVEVVAPTNDTYTLRRLASRLRGSGIGVSTLPKPLYPQERLYRVLARAPRALVKASALARDIDALICTGSNHSVPPSLVALARWVPVFCVEDPYRVFEKSRSARLLHMLGAYALLQWEEQLRLYRSRSFYVGLIYEKPVYTPERGGYVLVTTGTMGHRLLFRTIARGGLKGYRLVIQAGKYWAGYLKRRLPGSVVFDYDPDIDKWIAGADLVITHQGVAAIQASQAYGKPVVIAYNPDIPLAGGREGAEFVARKLNLGYLTPDPDDPSQLDRVVEETLSKRPATFGDGAAKASKVILDFIKGVGRRAA from the coding sequence GTGGCCATTGTAGCGAGCGGCGGCGGACACACGAGCTTCGCCGTGGCTCTCGTGGAACGCCTCCTAGACCTCGAGCCGGGACTCAAGGTCGAGGTCGTCGCGCCTACGAACGACACCTACACTCTAAGGCGCTTGGCCTCGAGGCTACGCGGTAGCGGTATTGGAGTCTCGACCTTGCCCAAGCCGCTGTACCCCCAGGAGAGGTTGTACAGGGTCTTAGCGAGAGCCCCACGCGCGCTTGTGAAAGCGTCGGCTCTCGCGAGGGATATAGACGCCCTCATCTGTACTGGCTCCAACCACAGCGTGCCTCCCTCGCTCGTGGCTCTTGCCAGGTGGGTGCCGGTCTTCTGCGTCGAGGACCCATACAGGGTGTTCGAGAAGAGCAGGTCGGCGAGACTGCTCCACATGCTAGGAGCCTACGCACTCCTGCAGTGGGAGGAGCAGTTGAGACTCTACAGGAGTAGGAGTTTCTACGTTGGTCTAATCTACGAGAAGCCTGTATACACGCCAGAGAGGGGGGGTTACGTCCTCGTCACCACGGGGACTATGGGTCACCGCCTACTCTTTAGAACGATCGCGAGAGGGGGGCTGAAGGGCTACAGGCTGGTCATCCAGGCAGGCAAGTACTGGGCGGGGTACCTCAAGAGGAGACTACCGGGTAGCGTAGTGTTCGACTACGACCCCGACATAGACAAGTGGATCGCGGGGGCCGACCTCGTCATCACACACCAGGGGGTAGCGGCCATACAGGCCAGCCAGGCCTACGGTAAACCGGTTGTGATCGCCTACAACCCCGACATACCGCTGGCAGGGGGGAGGGAGGGCGCGGAGTTCGTGGCGCGGAAGCTTAACCTGGGCTACCTAACACCAGACCCGGACGACCCATCTCAGCTGGACAGGGTCGTGGAGGAGACTCTCTCAAAAAGGCCGGCTACCTTCGGTGACGGGGCTGCTAAGGCGTCAAAGGTGATCCTCGACTTCATCAAGGGGGTAGGACGCCGGGCAGCCTAG
- a CDS encoding amidohydrolase, translating to MADIYVRGGWIITMDPQRRVIKDGAVAVEGGVITAVGKRDNLDPQYKSYSDVVIDARDGVVIPGLVNTHVHLAQGLLKACADYKRLIPWLKDRVWPLQGNYKPEEALVSAKLVVAEMLKSGVTTFLETGLVGRYGVDAIIEFLHDSGIRAAVARHVMDLKGYALEENILHEGLVEPGDTSFNDTIRLYHKYHGWDSRIWIWFGPRTPGAVSVELYKKMSEKARELKTGITMHLAEVREDVDYTVEVFGKKPVEFAHWVGLTGPNVVLVHVVWVTDDEIDLLAKTKTSVSHNPSSNLKLASGGARVSEMLRRGVNVTLGTDGGPSNNDYDLIREMKVAALLQPLLTGDPEAIRAEQVLEMATINGARALMIDHLVGSIEVGKRADLVVVDFHKPHLKPLNNPVSHLVYSAMGSDVKHVIVDGRLVVFDRQILTFDEEEVLRKADEAAFNLYQRAGVCREPDLKWSIF from the coding sequence GTGGCGGACATATACGTAAGGGGCGGATGGATCATAACGATGGACCCGCAGAGGAGGGTGATCAAGGACGGCGCCGTAGCGGTGGAAGGGGGCGTAATAACCGCAGTAGGGAAGAGAGACAACCTGGACCCGCAGTACAAGTCCTACAGCGACGTGGTGATCGACGCGCGAGACGGCGTGGTGATACCGGGCCTCGTCAACACGCACGTCCACCTCGCCCAGGGGCTCTTGAAGGCTTGCGCCGACTACAAGAGGCTCATCCCCTGGCTCAAGGACAGGGTGTGGCCGCTGCAGGGCAACTACAAGCCGGAGGAGGCGCTGGTCTCGGCGAAGCTGGTTGTCGCCGAAATGCTGAAGTCGGGCGTTACGACGTTCCTCGAGACGGGCCTAGTGGGTAGGTACGGCGTAGACGCCATAATCGAGTTCCTACACGACAGCGGTATTAGGGCAGCTGTCGCTAGGCATGTAATGGACTTGAAAGGGTACGCGTTAGAGGAAAACATCTTACACGAGGGTCTCGTGGAGCCGGGTGATACCAGCTTCAACGACACCATTAGGCTCTACCACAAGTACCACGGCTGGGACTCGAGGATATGGATCTGGTTCGGTCCGAGAACCCCCGGCGCTGTGTCCGTGGAGCTGTACAAGAAGATGTCCGAGAAGGCCAGGGAGCTGAAGACAGGGATCACGATGCACCTAGCCGAGGTCAGGGAGGACGTGGACTACACCGTCGAGGTTTTCGGTAAAAAGCCTGTCGAGTTTGCTCACTGGGTCGGCCTAACCGGGCCTAACGTAGTCCTAGTCCACGTGGTCTGGGTGACAGACGACGAGATCGACCTGCTGGCTAAGACCAAGACTAGCGTGAGCCACAACCCCTCGTCCAACCTGAAGCTCGCCAGCGGGGGCGCCAGGGTCTCGGAGATGTTGAGGAGAGGAGTCAACGTGACTTTAGGCACCGACGGCGGGCCGAGCAACAACGACTACGACCTTATCAGGGAGATGAAGGTGGCCGCGCTGCTCCAGCCCCTCCTGACCGGGGACCCCGAAGCAATAAGAGCGGAGCAAGTACTCGAGATGGCGACGATAAACGGTGCGAGGGCCCTGATGATCGACCACTTAGTCGGTAGTATAGAGGTAGGCAAGAGAGCCGACCTCGTGGTGGTCGACTTTCACAAACCACACCTAAAGCCGCTAAACAACCCGGTGTCCCACCTCGTCTACTCGGCTATGGGTAGCGACGTCAAGCACGTCATAGTAGACGGCAGGCTCGTGGTCTTCGACAGGCAGATACTGACTTTCGACGAAGAGGAAGTCCTTAGGAAAGCAGACGAGGCAGCGTTCAACCTCTATCAGAGAGCAGGGGTCTGCAGGGAACCAGACCTCAAATGGTCCATCTTTTAA
- the ade gene encoding adenine deaminase — protein sequence MLREISKTPRGVLMRSLFKYDTSERADLIKTARGLLPADIVVVNANVVSVTTGEILENRAVLVKGRRIAGIVNSNGVSRYIGPDTLVIDGRGGYVAPGFIDPHIHIESSLLDPYGFSKVALRHGTTTVVADPHEIGNVLGVEGVRIFAEASLKLPLKILIDIPSCVPATSPSMGLETTAHVITARDVEKLADLENVVGLGEVMDFVSVVNSSEEVLEKVKVAYEKGLVVNGHAPLLPEDMLNAYISAGIFSDHESTEGLEALEKARRGMHVFIRQGSAWRDLEPLLQSLSKVDCEVCSFTSDDLNVVDLFEKGHMDRIVNEAIENGMDPVKAIKYATLRPATRLHLQEHIGVVAPARLADIFTFSRLEYVAPETVIANGEVIYYKGELKKEFVKPVYPDYALKTVNLKRLPSPEDLVPRASASKGTVKANVIEVKPGSALTKWVREDVEVVDHRPVLGEDELYVSVIERHKGSGSIGRGIIKGLGVRIGGLAQTIAHDTHNVIVAGRDPVDMSLAVRKLAEIQGGIVAVHEGEVLGLVELRLAGLMSVKEPEEVYSEYKNFVNRLREKLDVEFESFFMTLALVALPVIPELRITDKGLVDVMNAKLVPLFLE from the coding sequence ATGTTGAGAGAAATTAGTAAAACCCCACGAGGAGTACTCATGAGGAGCTTATTCAAGTACGACACATCCGAGAGAGCCGACCTTATAAAGACTGCGAGGGGCCTCCTCCCCGCCGACATCGTCGTCGTGAACGCGAACGTCGTGAGCGTGACTACTGGCGAGATACTCGAGAACAGGGCGGTGCTGGTGAAGGGGAGGAGGATCGCTGGCATAGTGAACTCCAACGGCGTTAGCAGGTACATCGGGCCTGACACGCTGGTGATCGACGGTAGAGGTGGATACGTGGCACCGGGGTTCATCGACCCCCATATACACATCGAGTCCAGCCTCCTCGACCCCTACGGCTTCTCCAAGGTAGCTCTAAGGCACGGGACAACGACGGTGGTAGCCGACCCTCACGAGATAGGCAACGTTCTAGGGGTTGAAGGCGTAAGGATATTTGCGGAGGCCTCTCTGAAGCTCCCCCTCAAGATCCTCATAGACATACCCAGTTGCGTACCAGCCACCTCGCCCAGTATGGGCCTGGAGACCACGGCCCACGTGATCACGGCACGCGACGTAGAGAAGCTCGCGGACCTCGAGAACGTGGTGGGGCTGGGCGAGGTAATGGACTTCGTGAGCGTCGTGAACTCCTCCGAGGAGGTTCTAGAGAAGGTCAAAGTGGCCTACGAGAAGGGGCTAGTGGTTAACGGCCACGCCCCGCTACTACCCGAGGACATGCTGAACGCGTACATATCGGCGGGGATTTTCAGCGACCACGAGTCCACGGAGGGTCTGGAGGCCCTGGAGAAGGCTAGGAGGGGTATGCACGTGTTCATAAGGCAGGGCAGCGCCTGGAGGGACCTAGAGCCCCTACTACAGAGCCTCTCCAAGGTGGACTGCGAGGTCTGCTCTTTTACAAGCGACGACTTGAACGTGGTGGACCTATTCGAGAAGGGCCACATGGACAGAATCGTGAACGAGGCGATCGAGAACGGGATGGACCCGGTGAAGGCGATCAAGTACGCGACCTTGAGACCCGCCACCAGGCTACACTTACAGGAGCACATAGGCGTCGTGGCCCCCGCAAGGCTGGCAGACATATTCACTTTCAGCAGGCTGGAGTACGTCGCCCCAGAGACCGTCATCGCGAACGGCGAGGTCATCTACTACAAGGGGGAGTTGAAGAAGGAGTTCGTGAAGCCTGTTTACCCCGACTACGCGCTGAAGACGGTGAACTTAAAGCGGCTCCCGTCCCCCGAGGACTTGGTTCCGCGGGCTAGCGCTTCTAAGGGCACTGTAAAAGCCAACGTCATAGAGGTCAAGCCCGGCTCGGCATTGACGAAGTGGGTAAGGGAGGACGTTGAGGTGGTCGACCACAGGCCGGTGCTGGGTGAAGACGAGCTGTACGTGAGCGTGATCGAGAGACATAAGGGTAGCGGGAGTATAGGGAGGGGCATTATAAAGGGTCTAGGCGTCAGGATCGGCGGCTTGGCCCAGACCATAGCTCACGACACACACAACGTCATCGTTGCCGGGCGGGACCCTGTCGACATGAGCCTGGCAGTCAGGAAGCTGGCGGAGATACAGGGTGGAATAGTAGCGGTCCACGAGGGGGAGGTACTCGGGCTCGTCGAGTTGAGGTTAGCGGGCTTGATGAGCGTGAAAGAGCCCGAGGAGGTGTACTCCGAGTACAAGAACTTCGTGAATAGGCTCAGGGAGAAGCTCGATGTAGAGTTCGAGAGCTTCTTCATGACGCTAGCACTGGTCGCGCTACCGGTCATCCCAGAGCTGAGGATAACAGACAAAGGACTTGTTGACGTCATGAACGCTAAGCTCGTACCCCTTTTCCTCGAATAG
- the hxlB gene encoding 6-phospho-3-hexuloisomerase — protein MVTGLTRRAMLEIIDYVTKSIEVISDQDKDRLIETLVDAYKRGGKVFVTGAGRSGLVIKAFALRLMHLGFQVYVMGETIVPSMKKGDVLIALSGSGRTKSVVSVAEAAKSVGAVIVSITTYLDSPLARLGDVVVLIPGRTKLAREDDYYVRQVMGLHEPLTPLGTLFEDTVMIFLDGVIVELMEKLGVSEDDLKERHANVE, from the coding sequence ATGGTTACTGGTCTAACTCGGCGCGCGATGTTGGAGATAATAGACTACGTTACCAAGTCTATAGAGGTCATAAGCGACCAAGACAAGGACAGGCTGATAGAGACCCTCGTCGACGCCTATAAGAGGGGTGGTAAAGTCTTTGTCACGGGCGCCGGCAGGAGCGGGCTTGTGATCAAAGCTTTCGCCCTTAGGTTGATGCACCTGGGTTTCCAGGTCTACGTAATGGGGGAGACGATCGTCCCGAGCATGAAGAAGGGCGACGTCCTGATAGCTCTGTCGGGTTCGGGCAGGACCAAGTCCGTGGTGTCTGTAGCGGAGGCGGCTAAGTCTGTTGGGGCGGTGATCGTGAGCATCACCACGTACTTGGACTCCCCGCTCGCAAGGCTCGGCGACGTCGTGGTGCTGATACCCGGTAGAACGAAGTTGGCGAGAGAGGACGACTACTACGTCAGGCAGGTCATGGGTCTGCACGAGCCGCTGACGCCTCTGGGTACGCTGTTCGAAGACACCGTAATGATCTTCCTGGACGGCGTCATAGTAGAGTTGATGGAGAAGCTCGGCGTTTCGGAGGACGATCTAAAGGAGAGACACGCTAATGTGGAGTAG